The genomic segment ATTATTGGAAAGCACGACAACGGGCTTATCTCGAAGCGAGGGGTTGAAAACCCGTTCACACGAGGCATAAAAATTATTGCAGTCAACCAGGGCAAATACTTTGTTCATTAATTACCTTACCTCTCGCTGCAAAAAAAACGGAATGAATAACTCTCAGGAGTTTCACTGGTTTTTCAAGACGCACTGCGCCCGGTCCGAAATGCGCTGCTGGCCAATGGGCCTATACGCTACGCAGTTCGGAAAAGTCGAAGCACTTAAGCCGGAAAAAAACAGCGAGACTCCAAAACTTTCCAATGGTTACCTGACAATAATTTCTGCCTGCCGTTCCTGTCCCGGCAATCACAGTTTATGAATCGCATAGGTCGCCACCCCCCAGATCTCAAGGGGCGTTTCAGGAGAAATCTCAAGGGGCGGATACTCAGGATTTTCAGACACCAGCCTGCAGGAGTCTCCCTGGATAACCAGACGCTTGACCGCAAGCTCGCCGTTGAGCACGGCAATTACAATCCTGCCGCTTGCCGGTTCCAGGGACCGGTCGACGATTACAATATCATCATGGTTGATTCCGGCGCCGATCATCGAATCGCCGGCAACCCGGACAAAAAAAGTGGCAGCGGGGTTGTCGATCAGACGCTCGTTCAGATCAAGATGCCGGTCGATATAATCCTCGGCAGGCGACGGAAATCCGGCGGATACACCGGTGGAAAACAAGGGGCGCATAACCCTCGTTTTCGGATCAAAGGAATAAATTGCGGTAACAGAAGACTCTTTTATCTGCATCATTTGGGTTTATTCCAATATGTTTTTCGGATGGAAACGACACATAGCTGCTTAAGTTCGAAGCACTTGATCAGGCAAGGCACGAACGAGGAGGCGAATGAGAGGCCACCGCGTGGGTAGCGCAACAGGTCAAGATCAGACGTATAACATACGTATAATTTAGCATGCCGGCGACAGTCGGCAAACACAATTCATCCCGGCTGCCCATATTTATTTTGACATGCATCCAATGCTATGTTGAAATAATCCAGAACACACAACGCCCCGAAAACATAAAAAAATCTAAAAGGCCTCACGTTACGATCCCCGGCATGGTAAAGCATAAAAACATATACTTTCCTTTTCACCTGTTCCTGCTTTTTCTTACCTGCCTGCTTTCCGCGCCCGAATCATCTGCAGACTCGAAAACCATTATTGCCGGGGTCCCGGCAAATTTTCCTCCCCATTATTCCATCGACAAGCAAACCGGAAAACCTGTTGGTTTTGCCATTGAAGTTATGGACGAAATTGCCGCACAATCCGGCTTCAACGTCAAATACATAGTCTATGACACCTGGAATAAAGTCCTTCAGGCAATCAACACCGGCGACATTGATCTCATCCCAAATTTAGGCATTACCGACGAAAGAACTTCGTACCTGGACTTTACCACCCCGGTGGAAGCGTTCCATATCAAAATTTTTGTTCGTAATTCAACGGCCAACATCCTAAGGATAGAAGATCTGGAGGGCCACACGGTGGCCGTGGTTAAAACCAACAAAGGCCACGATCTCATGAAGGATCACCCCGGGGTAACCCTGCAGATTCACTATTCCCTTGAAGAGGCTTTAGTGGCATTGCTTTCGGGAAATGCCGAGGCCCTGATCTATCCTGAACCGCCGGTGAAAATAATCACCCGTTCCCTGGGGATTGAGGACAATATCAAAACAGTGGGCAAATCCATTCTGGAGGTCAAACGAGCCATTGCCGTAAAAAAAGGGCATCCGGAACTTCTGGAACAATTGGATGCGGCAGTGAAAGAATTGCTCAACAGCGGGAAATACCAGGGAATCTATGCGAAATGGTATGGGAGGGAAAAACCATTCTGGACCCCGGGCCGTGTATTCTGGGTAATGATTTTCCTGCTTGTTCTCGCCATAGTCGGCGCCCTCTTCATGCGGTATGTCACCCTGCTGCGTTTCAACCGGGCATTGCAAGCCTCGATCAAAGAACGGGAAAAAACCGAAAAAGATCTTCGCGAAAGTGAGTCCCGATTCCGCAGCATGTTTGAAGACAACCACTCGGTGATGATCCTGGTGGATCCTCAAACCACTGAAATCATCGATGCAAACCCGGCTGCCGCCGCTTACTACGGTTATACGAAAAAAGAACTCATCAACAAAAAGATGACAGAAATAAACCTCCTGACACCTGAGAAACTTTTTCAGGAAATAAAACGAGCTCAGAAAAAAGAACGTTGGCAATTCTTCTTCAAGCATCGGCTGGCCAATGGAGAGATTCGCGATGTGGAAGTATACAGCGGCCCGATCATTATCCAGAGCAAGGAATGCCTGTTCTCGATAATCCATGATATCAGCGACCGCACCAAGGCGGAGCTTGAACTCCTGAAAAACAAGGAGGAATGGGAAAAAACCTTCAATTCCATAAGCGATATCGTCACCATTCTCGATCCGGACCTGCGCATCGTCCGCGCCAACAAGGCGGCATGCCGTTCCATCAACCTGCGCTGCGATGAAATCATCGGCAAACACTGTTACGAAGTTTTTTACGGAGCATCCGAACCCTGTTTCGGTTGTCCGGACATCGAATCAATCCGCGACAAAGGCCAGCAATCCGCAGAAATAATGCATCCCCAACTGGATAAAACCTTTCTTGTGTCAATTGAACCTATCTTTGCAAACGATGGCACCTTTGAAGGTGCTGTCCACATAGCCAGGGATATCACTGAACAGAAAAAACTTGAAGGCCAATTCCGTCAGGCCCAGAAAATGGAAGCAATCGGCACCCTGGCTGGAGGAATCGCCCATGACTTCAACAATATTCTTGCGGCAATCATGGGATATACAGACATTGCAAAATATGAAGTATCCGCAGACAGTGAGCTCTCAAAATATCTTGACGAAATAATGGCCGCCGGCAAACGTGCCAAAGACATGGTCAAACAGATACTTGCTTTCAGCCGCCAATCAGATCAGGAAAAAATGCCCATTCACCTGCACCATATCATCAAGGAATCTCTCAAACTGCTGCGCGCCTCAATTCCTGCGAATATCGAAATTAAGCAGAATATTGACACTCATTGCGGAGCTGTTCTTGCAGACCCCACACAAGTCCACCAGATCA from the Pseudomonadota bacterium genome contains:
- the umuD gene encoding translesion error-prone DNA polymerase V autoproteolytic subunit; translated protein: MQIKESSVTAIYSFDPKTRVMRPLFSTGVSAGFPSPAEDYIDRHLDLNERLIDNPAATFFVRVAGDSMIGAGINHDDIVIVDRSLEPASGRIVIAVLNGELAVKRLVIQGDSCRLVSENPEYPPLEISPETPLEIWGVATYAIHKL
- a CDS encoding transporter substrate-binding domain-containing protein produces the protein MVKHKNIYFPFHLFLLFLTCLLSAPESSADSKTIIAGVPANFPPHYSIDKQTGKPVGFAIEVMDEIAAQSGFNVKYIVYDTWNKVLQAINTGDIDLIPNLGITDERTSYLDFTTPVEAFHIKIFVRNSTANILRIEDLEGHTVAVVKTNKGHDLMKDHPGVTLQIHYSLEEALVALLSGNAEALIYPEPPVKIITRSLGIEDNIKTVGKSILEVKRAIAVKKGHPELLEQLDAAVKELLNSGKYQGIYAKWYGREKPFWTPGRVFWVMIFLLVLAIVGALFMRYVTLLRFNRALQASIKEREKTEKDLRESESRFRSMFEDNHSVMILVDPQTTEIIDANPAAAAYYGYTKKELINKKMTEINLLTPEKLFQEIKRAQKKERWQFFFKHRLANGEIRDVEVYSGPIIIQSKECLFSIIHDISDRTKAELELLKNKEEWEKTFNSISDIVTILDPDLRIVRANKAACRSINLRCDEIIGKHCYEVFYGASEPCFGCPDIESIRDKGQQSAEIMHPQLDKTFLVSIEPIFANDGTFEGAVHIARDITEQKKLEGQFRQAQKMEAIGTLAGGIAHDFNNILAAIMGYTDIAKYEVSADSELSKYLDEIMAAGKRAKDMVKQILAFSRQSDQEKMPIHLHHIIKESLKLLRASIPANIEIKQNIDTHCGAVLADPTQVHQIMMNLCTNAYHAMRKTGGTLGVSLVGVEITADDINAKMDLAPGSYVRLEVSDTGHGMDQALIERIFEPYFTTKEKGEGTGMGLSVVHGIVKSHGGTITVDSTLGVGTTFHVYFPGIESAGSIEIQKAITPLPRGTEKILIVDDEEPLVFLLQQMLESLGYAVTSFTDSSKALKTFTNQPDYFDLVVTDMNMPKMTGAAFSRKLLTINPHIPIILCTGFSDTINEEHAMAMGIKRYLMKPIIKHEISNAVREVLDQEKPYE